From a region of the Flavobacterium sediminilitoris genome:
- a CDS encoding TonB-dependent receptor, translating to MKILFSLLVSIFSFICFSQTTISGKIIDEFGTSFSGANVYIKGSYDGAISDDNGNFKFVTNASGEQILHISFVSYETLTQVIVIENYKEKTFTLRENINTLDAVVVSAGTFKAGDNSKVTALKPLDIVTTAGSVGNIIGALETLPGTQTVGESGRLFVRGGESDETQTFVDGIRVAQPYGATANNLPTRSRFSPFLFEGMTFSTGGYSAEFGNALSSVLLLNTIDEPKQNQTDISIMSLGVGLGKTQKWKKSSLTFNTSYINLAPYQLIVPQKIDWNKPVQVLSGESIYRQKIKDGLLKVYAAFDYTTFDLNQDNVDFFTKTRLELKNNNFYFNTSYKGYLNDDLQLQTGLGLGYGQNKITIVNDDLENNERALHYKLKLRQTITSRIKLNVGSEFFYTDFDENFTRFQSDRFDYGFKNNILAIFTEAEVFFSKKMAMNVGIRTSNASVVQQYTFEPRLSFAYKITDNSQFSLAYGNFNQTANQDYLKFKSDLDYEKTAHYIFNYMYNKEGKMFRAEAYFKDYKDLVKYDGMQPSYFSNYDNTGKGYAKGIDLFWRDSKTIKNLDYWISYSFIDSKRDYKNYLQEATPSFIANHNFSIVTKYFSQKLKSQISATYTFNSGRPYNDPNRVEFMSEKTKSYNNLSLSWAYLLSQQKILFFSIGNILNANNVFGYQYANTPDLNGQFQRQAITQPANQFFFVGLFWTISDNKKTNNLDNL from the coding sequence ATGAAAATATTGTTTAGTTTATTAGTATCAATTTTTAGCTTTATTTGTTTTTCACAAACCACTATTTCTGGAAAGATTATAGATGAGTTTGGTACCTCTTTTTCAGGAGCAAATGTCTATATTAAAGGATCTTATGATGGAGCGATTTCCGATGATAATGGGAATTTTAAATTTGTAACAAATGCATCTGGAGAACAAATATTACATATAAGTTTTGTGTCTTATGAAACATTAACTCAAGTAATTGTTATTGAAAATTATAAAGAAAAGACATTTACATTAAGAGAAAATATAAATACGCTCGATGCAGTAGTAGTTTCAGCAGGAACTTTTAAAGCAGGAGATAATAGTAAAGTAACCGCTTTAAAACCTCTTGATATTGTTACTACAGCAGGTTCTGTGGGTAATATAATTGGAGCTTTAGAAACTTTACCAGGAACGCAAACAGTAGGAGAGAGTGGTCGTTTATTTGTGCGTGGAGGAGAATCTGATGAAACGCAAACTTTTGTTGATGGAATTCGTGTGGCTCAACCCTATGGAGCAACAGCAAATAATTTACCAACAAGAAGTCGATTTTCTCCTTTTTTGTTTGAAGGAATGACTTTTTCAACAGGAGGTTATAGTGCAGAATTTGGAAATGCTTTATCTAGTGTTTTATTGTTAAATACTATTGATGAACCAAAACAAAATCAAACCGATATTTCGATTATGTCTTTAGGTGTTGGTTTAGGAAAAACACAAAAATGGAAGAAAAGCTCATTAACATTTAATACAAGTTATATTAATTTGGCTCCATATCAATTAATTGTTCCTCAAAAGATAGATTGGAATAAACCTGTGCAAGTACTTTCAGGTGAAAGTATCTATAGGCAAAAAATTAAAGATGGATTATTGAAAGTTTATGCCGCTTTTGATTATACAACATTCGATTTAAATCAAGATAACGTTGATTTTTTTACTAAAACCCGATTAGAATTGAAAAACAATAATTTTTATTTTAATACAAGTTATAAAGGATATTTGAATGATGATTTACAATTGCAAACAGGTTTAGGTTTAGGATATGGTCAAAATAAAATTACGATAGTGAATGATGATTTAGAAAATAATGAAAGAGCATTACATTATAAATTAAAACTTCGTCAAACCATTACAAGCAGGATAAAATTGAATGTAGGAAGTGAGTTTTTTTATACTGATTTTGATGAGAATTTTACAAGATTTCAATCAGATAGATTTGATTACGGTTTTAAAAACAACATACTTGCTATTTTTACTGAAGCAGAGGTTTTTTTCTCAAAAAAAATGGCGATGAATGTAGGAATTCGCACATCCAATGCATCAGTTGTACAGCAATATACATTTGAACCAAGACTTTCATTTGCATATAAAATAACAGATAATAGTCAGTTTTCACTTGCTTATGGGAACTTTAATCAAACTGCAAATCAAGATTATTTAAAGTTTAAATCTGATTTAGATTACGAAAAAACAGCTCATTACATATTTAATTATATGTACAACAAAGAAGGGAAAATGTTTAGAGCAGAAGCTTATTTTAAAGATTATAAAGATTTAGTAAAGTATGATGGAATGCAACCAAGCTATTTCAGCAACTATGACAATACAGGAAAAGGGTATGCTAAAGGTATAGACTTATTTTGGAGAGATAGTAAGACAATTAAAAATTTAGATTATTGGATTTCATATTCATTTATAGATTCAAAAAGAGATTATAAAAATTATTTACAAGAAGCTACTCCTAGTTTTATTGCAAATCACAATTTTTCTATTGTAACAAAATATTTTTCTCAAAAATTAAAGTCACAAATAAGTGCTACATATACTTTCAATTCGGGAAGACCTTATAATGATCCAAATAGGGTAGAATTTATGAGTGAGAAAACAAAATCATATAATAATTTAAGTTTAAGTTGGGCATATTTACTTTCACAACAAAAAATACTATTCTTCTCAATAGGTAATATTCTAAACGCTAATAATGTTTTTGGTTATCAATATGCAAATACTCCAGATTTGAATGGTCAATTTCAGAGACAAGCTATAACTCAACCTGCTAATCAATTCTTTTTTGTAGGATTGTTTTGGACAATTAGTGATAATAAGAAGACAAATAATTTGGATAATTTATAA
- a CDS encoding 2TM domain-containing protein — MNYIKEIAKSIILGFLIFIILQGVNLIVNQQLPSFDTLKWNFIYTILYSVVLYMSNALVFVQLDKHFEKNRFHLKRLIIGFLSSLFISGFVIFLLRILEDVGFENKTINQFLKTEKASNYLVAMIITIIVTLAIHLIYFYKAYQESKLKEQKIIAGNASAKFESLKNQLDPHFLFNSLNVLSSLIEENPENAQKFTTSLSKIYRYVLEQRDKELVSVDEELKFAKTYMNLLKMRFENSITFDLPEGLGNEEAKVVPLSLQLLLENCIKHNVVSESRPLHIKIAIEENQLTVSNNFQTKEVLQSRKGVGLQNIVNRYAILTKRNVLVEENENHFKVFLPILTKQISIMESKNIYNENMAYVRAKERVEKLKGFYGNLISYCSVIPILIIINLNTSKFQWFWFPMLGWGMGLIFHGIETFGYGKSWEERKIQEILEKESKEQSKWR; from the coding sequence ATGAATTATATAAAAGAAATAGCAAAATCAATAATACTAGGATTTTTAATATTTATCATATTACAAGGTGTTAATTTAATTGTTAATCAACAATTACCAAGTTTTGATACATTAAAATGGAATTTTATATATACAATTTTATATTCAGTTGTATTGTATATGTCAAATGCTCTTGTTTTTGTTCAACTAGATAAGCATTTTGAAAAAAACAGATTTCATTTAAAAAGATTAATCATTGGGTTTTTATCATCACTCTTTATTTCAGGATTTGTTATTTTTTTATTAAGAATCCTTGAAGATGTTGGATTCGAAAATAAAACGATTAATCAATTTTTAAAAACAGAGAAAGCTTCAAATTATTTAGTTGCAATGATTATTACAATAATAGTAACACTAGCAATTCATTTAATTTATTTTTATAAAGCCTATCAAGAAAGTAAACTTAAAGAGCAGAAAATAATAGCAGGGAATGCTTCTGCGAAGTTTGAAAGTTTAAAAAATCAGTTAGATCCTCATTTTTTATTTAATAGTTTAAATGTTTTAAGTTCATTAATAGAAGAAAATCCAGAAAACGCTCAAAAATTCACAACCTCATTATCTAAAATATATAGATACGTATTAGAACAAAGAGATAAAGAATTGGTTTCTGTTGATGAAGAATTAAAGTTTGCCAAAACTTATATGAATTTATTAAAAATGCGATTTGAAAATAGTATCACATTTGATTTACCAGAAGGCCTAGGTAATGAAGAAGCAAAAGTAGTACCATTATCACTTCAATTATTATTAGAAAATTGCATCAAACACAATGTAGTAAGTGAATCAAGACCACTACACATAAAAATTGCAATAGAAGAAAACCAATTAACAGTAAGTAATAATTTTCAAACGAAAGAAGTATTACAAAGCAGAAAAGGAGTTGGTTTACAAAATATAGTAAACCGTTATGCGATATTAACAAAAAGAAATGTATTAGTGGAAGAAAACGAAAATCATTTTAAAGTTTTCTTACCCATATTAACAAAACAAATTTCAATTATGGAATCAAAAAATATATATAATGAAAACATGGCTTATGTTAGAGCCAAAGAAAGAGTGGAAAAGTTAAAAGGATTTTATGGTAATTTAATTTCGTATTGCAGTGTTATTCCAATATTAATTATTATTAACCTAAATACATCAAAATTTCAATGGTTTTGGTTTCCAATGCTAGGTTGGGGAATGGGATTAATATTTCATGGAATTGAAACATTTGGATATGGTAAATCTTGGGAAGAAAGAAAAATTCAAGAAATATTAGAAAAAGAAAGTAAAGAACAATCAAAATGGAGGTAA
- a CDS encoding 2TM domain-containing protein, with protein sequence MEVIMEQNIENQILEQIARKRVKKIKQFYSHLFIFTIGVIIYILKKYFGLSINFWPIRFINDFFMWCWTFVIVVQGAQLFLSERILGKNWEEQKIKRILEEEKIEKQNWR encoded by the coding sequence ATGGAGGTAATAATGGAGCAGAATATTGAAAATCAGATTTTAGAACAAATAGCAAGAAAAAGAGTAAAAAAAATAAAGCAGTTTTATAGTCATTTGTTCATTTTTACAATAGGAGTAATAATTTACATTCTAAAAAAATATTTTGGATTATCAATTAATTTTTGGCCAATACGATTTATTAACGATTTTTTTATGTGGTGTTGGACTTTTGTAATAGTAGTACAAGGTGCTCAATTATTTCTTAGTGAAAGAATACTTGGAAAAAATTGGGAAGAACAAAAAATTAAAAGAATTCTTGAGGAAGAAAAGATAGAAAAACAAAATTGGAGATAG
- a CDS encoding 2TM domain-containing protein, whose translation MKTNDEFERYQKAQKKVKELKGFYRHLLVFVIVMIGLIYINLKYTPEVLWFIWPMIGSIVPLVFHGAKISNSFPFFNKDWEEKKIKQFMEEEKTHNNKFE comes from the coding sequence ATGAAAACGAATGATGAATTTGAACGTTATCAAAAAGCTCAAAAGAAAGTAAAAGAACTAAAAGGTTTCTACAGACATTTATTAGTTTTTGTAATAGTAATGATCGGATTAATTTATATTAATCTAAAATACACACCTGAGGTTTTATGGTTTATTTGGCCTATGATTGGTTCAATAGTTCCGTTGGTTTTTCATGGAGCGAAAATTTCTAATTCTTTTCCTTTTTTTAATAAAGATTGGGAAGAGAAAAAAATTAAGCAATTTATGGAAGAAGAAAAAACGCATAACAATAAATTTGAATAA
- a CDS encoding 2TM domain-containing protein — protein sequence MSIENRINKRTETEESNNFVSIDSEEIKYQNALKKVKRIKSFYSHALVYIVINIMIIIINIQSLNEGESYFQFKNFMTAIFWGIGLLTHGLSVFLPEMILGNNWEERKIRELMDKNNKWE from the coding sequence ATGAGTATAGAAAACAGAATAAATAAAAGAACAGAAACAGAAGAAAGTAATAATTTTGTTTCTATAGATTCAGAAGAAATAAAATATCAAAATGCTTTGAAGAAAGTTAAAAGAATAAAAAGTTTTTATTCTCATGCTTTAGTCTATATAGTAATTAATATTATGATAATAATTATTAACATTCAAAGCTTAAATGAAGGAGAAAGTTATTTCCAATTTAAAAATTTTATGACTGCTATTTTTTGGGGAATTGGTTTATTAACACATGGCTTATCGGTTTTTTTACCTGAAATGATTTTAGGAAATAACTGGGAAGAACGTAAAATTAGAGAATTGATGGATAAAAATAATAAATGGGAATAA
- a CDS encoding LytR/AlgR family response regulator transcription factor translates to MNIIIIEDEKPAARLLQRKVEKLGLQIKQMLHSVEESLNWFQNNEHPDLIFLDIQLSDGLSFEIFEQIDIKSAVIFTTAYDEYALRAFKLNSIDYLLKPIDEDDLEVAVAKFKTRASINTSVSLDFEAIKRMLVNPVERQYKTRFSVKIGHQIKVISIQEVECFFSENKGTYIHTFDNRDYLLDITMEQLENELNPKDFFRINRKYILPLKGIKEIQIHTNSRLKILLSSYKTDEVIVAREKVNDFKNWIG, encoded by the coding sequence ATGAATATCATAATCATAGAAGACGAAAAACCAGCAGCAAGATTATTACAACGAAAAGTAGAAAAATTGGGATTGCAAATCAAGCAAATGTTACATTCTGTTGAAGAATCATTAAATTGGTTTCAAAATAATGAACATCCTGATTTAATTTTTCTCGATATTCAATTATCAGACGGATTGTCTTTTGAAATTTTTGAACAAATAGATATAAAAAGCGCTGTCATTTTCACTACAGCTTATGATGAATATGCATTAAGAGCCTTCAAACTTAATAGTATTGATTATTTATTAAAACCAATTGATGAAGATGATTTAGAAGTTGCAGTTGCTAAGTTTAAAACCAGAGCATCAATAAATACTTCAGTAAGTCTAGATTTTGAAGCCATAAAAAGAATGTTAGTAAACCCTGTTGAAAGACAATATAAAACTCGTTTCTCAGTTAAAATTGGTCACCAAATAAAAGTAATTTCCATTCAAGAAGTAGAATGTTTTTTTAGCGAAAACAAAGGTACATATATTCATACTTTTGATAATCGCGATTATTTGCTAGATATTACAATGGAACAACTAGAAAATGAGTTAAATCCAAAAGATTTTTTTAGAATAAATAGAAAATACATTCTACCATTAAAAGGAATTAAAGAAATCCAAATACATACAAATTCTCGTTTAAAAATACTTTTATCATCTTATAAAACAGATGAAGTAATAGTTGCAAGAGAAAAAGTAAACGATTTTAAAAATTGGATTGGGTAA